From Flavobacterium arcticum, the proteins below share one genomic window:
- a CDS encoding ABC transporter ATP-binding protein, with translation METILSINNLDKRYGKVHAVKNISFEIKKGNVYGILGPNGSGKSTTLGIILNVVNKTSGSYSWFGGTTDTHEALKKVGAIIERPNFYPYMTAYQNLKLVCDIKGIKYTKIDEKLELVGLLDRKDSKFRTYSLGMKQRLAIASALLNDPEILILDEPTNGLDPQGIRQIRDIIKQIALLGTTILLASHLLDEVEKVCSHAVVLRKGEILYTGSVNGMTANEGFFELQADDNIALKAALAQHPSIEKIEENEDKLLVYLNNPLEGGTLNRYLFEKGICVNHMLLRKNSLEEQFIQLTAKKSSN, from the coding sequence TTGGAAACCATATTAAGCATCAACAACCTCGACAAGAGGTACGGAAAAGTACACGCTGTAAAAAATATCTCCTTCGAAATAAAAAAAGGCAATGTATATGGCATATTAGGACCTAATGGTAGCGGTAAATCGACTACATTAGGCATTATACTAAACGTTGTAAATAAAACCTCGGGTAGCTATAGCTGGTTTGGTGGTACAACCGACACTCATGAGGCACTAAAAAAAGTAGGAGCTATTATAGAACGTCCTAACTTTTACCCTTATATGACTGCATATCAAAACCTAAAACTAGTATGTGATATTAAGGGGATAAAGTATACTAAAATAGATGAAAAGCTGGAGCTTGTAGGACTATTAGATAGAAAAGACAGTAAATTCCGTACCTATTCACTTGGTATGAAACAACGTCTTGCCATAGCTTCTGCATTGCTTAATGATCCCGAAATATTGATACTCGACGAACCTACTAATGGACTTGACCCACAGGGCATTCGACAAATAAGAGATATTATAAAACAAATAGCATTATTAGGTACTACTATATTACTTGCCTCTCACCTTTTAGACGAGGTAGAAAAGGTATGCAGCCATGCGGTAGTTTTACGAAAAGGTGAAATTCTATATACTGGTAGTGTAAACGGAATGACGGCAAATGAAGGCTTTTTTGAATTACAAGCTGATGATAATATTGCACTTAAAGCAGCATTAGCACAACACCCCAGCATAGAAAAAATTGAAGAAAACGAAGACAAATTATTGGTCTACCTCAATAACCCGTTAGAAGGGGGGACGCTAAACCGTTATCTTTTTGAAAAAGGTATATGCGTGAACCATATGCTACTCAGAAAAAACAGTCTCGAAGAACAATTTATTCAGCTAACTGCAAAAAAATCATCTAACTAA
- a CDS encoding BamA/TamA family outer membrane protein — translation MHVRIKLLLLLLFFGIGLAAAQDKPKKNDTIKGKQQQEVYKEIENYSKKSKFTKVLHKLIFKSVSSNHRKQSKNYITEIEDLYKKYEGRVIRNIQIETLDPFGYSVSDTTRKPRKWIERSGNSVHIKTKEFTIRNRLLFKKNERLDSLLVKESERLIRSQRYARRVIIKPVPIPSSKDSVDVYVRVLDSWSLTPNISASGSGTNIEVTERNFLGWGHQFANNIDKNINTGETSYLARYKISNIKNTFIDAELNYQTLETENSLKSLGLQRVFFSPITRWAGGVYFEERLVRDSLPNAQYEWERQNQKSQVQDYWTGHSFKIFKRDNEEYRTTNLVTTGRFFNKTYNESPSVAYDSIGYYTKERLYLASIGITSRKFVQDRYLFNYDIVEDVPVGRVYSSTFGVQDKNKEHRFYFGGRYAFGDYFKWGFLSINAQVGAFFYKGKTEETVLRFDMLYFSNIKNWGNWRFRHFIKPTLVFGDNRQPIITDLLNINEENGIHGFNNRTIVGTKKALLTLQTQSYSPWNISGFRLNPFASFTMGVIGNKTRTLFESKVYSKIGVGLLIYNDYLVFNSIQLSLAFYPTIPGEGDNIFKTNTFKNTDISLPNFRIGKPVVAPYE, via the coding sequence ATGCATGTTAGAATAAAATTACTGTTATTACTGCTATTTTTTGGAATTGGCTTAGCTGCTGCGCAAGACAAACCAAAAAAAAATGACACTATAAAAGGTAAGCAACAACAAGAAGTATATAAAGAAATAGAAAACTACTCTAAAAAAAGTAAGTTTACTAAAGTATTACATAAACTCATATTTAAGTCTGTATCGAGTAACCATAGAAAACAATCTAAAAACTACATTACCGAAATAGAGGATTTATACAAAAAGTATGAAGGTAGGGTTATTAGAAATATACAAATAGAAACGCTAGACCCATTTGGTTATTCCGTATCAGACACTACCCGTAAACCTAGAAAGTGGATTGAAAGGTCTGGGAACTCAGTGCATATAAAAACGAAAGAATTTACGATAAGGAATAGATTATTATTTAAAAAAAACGAACGTTTAGACTCATTACTCGTTAAGGAGTCAGAGCGTTTAATACGTTCTCAACGTTATGCGCGTAGAGTAATAATAAAACCTGTACCTATACCAAGTAGTAAAGACTCTGTAGATGTATATGTTCGTGTACTAGACTCTTGGAGTCTTACACCAAATATCTCAGCATCAGGCTCTGGTACTAATATAGAGGTTACTGAACGTAATTTTTTAGGTTGGGGGCATCAGTTTGCTAACAATATTGATAAAAATATAAATACAGGCGAAACTTCTTATTTGGCACGATACAAAATATCTAATATAAAAAACACCTTTATTGATGCAGAGCTAAACTATCAAACTTTAGAGACTGAAAATTCTCTAAAAAGTTTAGGATTACAACGTGTTTTTTTCTCACCCATTACGCGTTGGGCAGGTGGTGTTTATTTTGAAGAACGATTAGTGCGCGACTCATTGCCAAATGCCCAATATGAATGGGAACGCCAAAACCAAAAATCGCAAGTACAAGATTATTGGACAGGTCACTCATTTAAAATATTTAAAAGAGATAACGAAGAATACCGTACTACAAACTTAGTAACTACGGGGAGGTTTTTTAACAAAACATACAACGAGTCGCCTTCTGTAGCATATGACTCTATAGGCTATTATACTAAAGAAAGGTTATACCTTGCCAGTATAGGTATAACCTCTCGAAAATTCGTTCAAGACAGGTATCTCTTTAATTATGATATTGTAGAGGATGTACCTGTAGGACGTGTATATTCTAGTACATTTGGTGTTCAAGATAAAAATAAAGAGCATCGTTTTTATTTTGGCGGTCGTTATGCTTTTGGAGATTACTTCAAGTGGGGGTTTTTAAGTATTAATGCCCAAGTAGGAGCTTTCTTTTATAAAGGAAAAACAGAAGAAACTGTGCTACGTTTTGATATGCTATACTTCAGTAATATAAAAAACTGGGGAAATTGGCGTTTTAGGCATTTTATAAAACCAACACTAGTATTTGGCGACAACCGCCAACCTATAATAACTGACCTTTTAAACATTAATGAGGAAAACGGTATACATGGCTTTAACAACAGGACAATAGTGGGCACAAAAAAAGCACTCCTCACGTTGCAAACACAATCTTATTCGCCTTGGAATATTTCGGGTTTCCGTCTCAATCCATTTGCCAGTTTTACCATGGGGGTTATTGGCAATAAAACACGCACCCTTTTTGAAAGTAAAGTATATAGTAAAATTGGTGTAGGGTTACTTATATATAACGATTACCTCGTTTTTAATAGTATTCAACTTTCGCTTGCATTTTACCCAACCATACCAGGAGAAGGCGATAATATTTTTAAAACCAATACCTTTAAAAATACCGATATTTCACTACCTAATTTCCGAATTGGTAAACCTGTCGTTGCACCTTATGAGTAG
- a CDS encoding ABC transporter permease, which produces MKRLLNIELQKLWQNTSSKVLIITYFVLLSFIALLASVNFKIIGIDFRLADQGIFNFPYIWHFNTYIADTLKFFLALIVVSMMSNEYTYGTLKQNLIDGMSKKEFIQSKFLTVLVFALGSTLFIFFMSLILGYSFSSYTEASIVFSDLGYISSYFLKLTAFFSFCLFAGMLVKRSAFAIGFVFLWYIVEGLLFLLLRWMIIKDSVITNNIVQFFPLQSISSLIKEPVSRFQAYKAIENLNNGGIVTEKFYGTHWYEFAIAIFWTAFFIFMSYRILKKRDL; this is translated from the coding sequence ATGAAACGTCTTTTAAATATAGAACTCCAAAAATTGTGGCAAAATACATCAAGTAAAGTTTTAATAATAACCTACTTTGTCCTGCTGTCTTTTATAGCCTTATTAGCTTCGGTAAATTTTAAAATTATAGGTATCGATTTCCGACTTGCCGATCAAGGCATCTTTAACTTCCCTTATATATGGCATTTTAACACCTATATAGCTGATACACTCAAATTTTTTCTTGCATTGATTGTCGTTTCCATGATGTCTAACGAATATACTTATGGTACACTAAAACAAAACCTTATAGATGGTATGAGTAAGAAGGAATTTATACAATCTAAATTTCTTACAGTATTAGTATTTGCCTTAGGTTCTACCTTATTTATATTCTTTATGTCGCTTATATTGGGTTATAGCTTTTCATCTTATACCGAAGCATCTATAGTATTTTCAGATCTCGGCTATATAAGCAGTTACTTTTTAAAATTGACAGCTTTTTTCTCCTTTTGTCTTTTTGCGGGTATGCTAGTAAAGCGCTCAGCATTCGCAATAGGATTTGTCTTCTTATGGTATATAGTCGAAGGGTTATTGTTTCTATTACTACGATGGATGATTATAAAAGATAGCGTAATTACAAATAATATTGTACAATTTTTCCCTTTACAGTCTATAAGCAGTTTAATAAAAGAACCAGTTTCACGATTCCAAGCATATAAAGCAATAGAAAACCTTAATAATGGTGGCATTGTTACAGAAAAGTTTTACGGAACACATTGGTATGAGTTTGCAATTGCAATTTTTTGGACTGCTTTCTTCATTTTTATGTCATATAGAATATTAAAAAAGAGGGATTTGTAG
- a CDS encoding T9SS type B sorting domain-containing protein, producing the protein MKIRLLHYTAILLTLITTSASAQYIQVNDTYTAQQLVEDVLVNSPCASVSNFSVLGGNFDSGAQSYGYFTATGTSFPFQNGIVLSTGSAVAAQGPNTSLLDDGAGMSWPGDQDLGQALGINNSVNSTILEFDFIPLGNKISFDYMLSSEEYHDTAPCSYSDGFAFLLKEANTDNPYQNLAVVPNTDIPVKVTSVHPDIPGACGPQNEEYFDAFNGNEHPTNFNGQTKVMQAQANVTPGTLYHIKLVIADEGNYRYDSAIFIGGGSFEVITELGPDRLLARDNPVCEGNTLTLDATFDTAIGYQWYKNDIALTDETNPTYTVTSAGVYSVSVQLTTGCASDGEITIEYATNPESVTRTLIQCDDNNDGLTTFNIELATPLVTNDNTDLWVNYYESYDNAENGIDVITSTTSYQNTTPNQELYARVQNQYGCHSISIITLATSVNGITNPTPIASCDEDDTDDGFFELDLNQRNDEILQGLPDDLELLYYLTVEDALEAVNPIPNPESFTNTVSGGQTVYARIYNGSECYGIAELELIIYTFGESFATEDVYICDDTPLILNPGSQYTSYKWDTTPEQSTQTITVTEPGIYTVTVTNNFGCEASKTYTVLQSGIAINATIVIHDFRGKKNSITITPLGLGDYEYSLDGLTYQDSQYFEGLTSGEYTIYIKDKNGCNPVYTDTIFVLDYPKFFTPNGDGENDTWRIPYMTNRPEIKVTIFDRFGKVISGFTGNSIGWDGSLNGQKLPATDYWFIITLENGRIVRGHFALMR; encoded by the coding sequence ATGAAAATACGGTTACTACATTATACTGCCATATTATTGACGCTAATAACAACATCAGCATCAGCACAATACATACAGGTAAACGATACTTATACCGCACAACAACTGGTTGAAGATGTTTTAGTAAACAGTCCATGCGCCTCAGTTTCTAACTTTTCAGTTCTGGGCGGTAATTTCGACTCAGGAGCCCAAAGTTATGGCTATTTTACGGCAACTGGTACATCTTTCCCTTTTCAAAATGGTATTGTATTAAGTACAGGAAGTGCAGTTGCTGCACAAGGTCCTAATACATCATTATTAGACGATGGCGCAGGTATGAGTTGGCCAGGCGACCAAGACTTAGGTCAGGCGCTTGGCATAAATAATTCAGTTAACAGTACTATACTAGAGTTTGATTTTATTCCGCTAGGTAACAAGATTAGTTTCGATTATATGTTATCATCAGAAGAATATCATGATACTGCACCATGCAGTTATTCTGATGGTTTTGCTTTCCTACTAAAAGAGGCAAATACTGATAACCCATATCAAAATTTAGCTGTCGTACCCAATACTGATATTCCTGTAAAAGTAACCTCTGTACACCCTGACATACCAGGAGCCTGTGGTCCACAAAATGAAGAATATTTTGATGCATTTAATGGTAATGAGCACCCTACCAACTTTAATGGGCAAACTAAAGTAATGCAAGCACAGGCAAATGTAACCCCTGGCACGCTTTATCATATTAAATTAGTTATTGCCGATGAAGGTAACTACCGATATGATTCGGCAATATTTATAGGTGGTGGTAGTTTTGAAGTTATTACAGAGCTTGGCCCAGATAGATTATTAGCAAGAGATAATCCTGTTTGCGAAGGCAATACCCTCACACTAGATGCTACTTTCGATACTGCTATAGGGTATCAATGGTATAAAAATGATATTGCACTTACAGACGAAACCAACCCTACTTACACAGTAACTTCGGCAGGGGTATATAGTGTATCAGTACAGCTAACAACAGGGTGTGCGTCTGATGGAGAAATAACTATAGAATATGCTACTAACCCCGAAAGTGTAACCCGAACACTTATACAGTGTGACGATAATAATGACGGGCTTACAACTTTTAACATAGAACTAGCTACACCACTTGTTACCAATGATAATACTGATTTATGGGTAAATTATTATGAAAGCTATGATAATGCCGAAAATGGTATTGATGTTATAACAAGTACAACATCTTATCAAAACACTACGCCTAACCAAGAGTTATATGCAAGGGTCCAAAACCAATATGGGTGTCATAGTATTAGTATTATAACACTTGCAACATCTGTAAACGGTATTACTAACCCTACCCCTATTGCCAGTTGTGATGAAGATGATACTGATGATGGCTTTTTTGAATTAGACTTAAATCAAAGAAATGACGAAATATTACAAGGACTTCCAGATGATTTAGAGTTATTATATTATCTCACTGTTGAAGATGCTTTAGAAGCCGTAAACCCAATACCTAACCCTGAAAGTTTTACTAATACAGTTTCAGGAGGGCAAACGGTATATGCCCGTATTTATAATGGTAGTGAGTGTTACGGCATTGCCGAACTGGAACTCATCATATATACATTTGGAGAAAGTTTTGCTACCGAAGACGTTTATATTTGTGATGATACACCACTTATACTTAACCCTGGCAGTCAATATACATCTTATAAATGGGACACCACTCCTGAGCAATCAACGCAAACAATAACAGTAACCGAACCCGGAATTTATACTGTTACTGTTACCAATAATTTTGGTTGCGAAGCAAGTAAAACCTATACGGTATTACAGTCGGGTATTGCAATAAATGCTACTATAGTTATTCATGATTTTAGAGGAAAAAAGAACTCAATAACCATTACCCCTTTAGGATTGGGAGATTATGAATATTCGCTTGATGGTTTAACGTATCAAGATTCTCAATATTTTGAAGGATTAACATCTGGTGAATATACTATATATATAAAAGATAAAAACGGTTGTAACCCTGTATATACAGATACTATTTTTGTACTCGACTATCCGAAATTCTTCACCCCAAATGGTGATGGTGAAAATGACACATGGCGAATTCCTTACATGACTAACAGACCCGAAATAAAAGTTACTATTTTTGACCGATTCGGGAAAGTAATATCTGGTTTTACAGGAAATAGCATCGGATGGGATGGGAGTTTAAATGGTCAAAAATTACCCGCTACTGATTACTGGTTTATAATAACACTTGAAAATGGAAGAATAGTAAGGGGACACTTTGCCCTAATGCGTTAA
- a CDS encoding DUF1543 domain-containing protein, with amino-acid sequence METNLKLYMVLLGCTPKGRLTEQHDIFFGIGRSIEELIPDMYTFWADGGRLHIDAWREITQVDNYTINITAKTTEAKNEKLFFINMGGYKPNDFEEYHYKKLVIAQTMGEAVKKVKTSTFYKHYGFKGAVSHIDDKYALDADDLHHVQDILLPHLQELYTIKITPTTAIIEDELHIGYLKLSDNPNK; translated from the coding sequence ATGGAAACAAATTTAAAATTATATATGGTTTTACTGGGCTGTACGCCTAAAGGAAGACTTACAGAGCAACACGATATTTTTTTCGGGATAGGGCGTTCTATAGAAGAGCTTATACCCGATATGTATACTTTTTGGGCTGATGGTGGCAGGCTACATATAGATGCTTGGCGCGAAATTACACAAGTAGATAATTATACTATTAATATTACAGCTAAAACAACCGAAGCGAAAAATGAAAAACTTTTCTTTATAAATATGGGTGGCTATAAACCTAATGATTTTGAAGAATATCATTATAAAAAACTTGTCATAGCACAAACAATGGGCGAAGCTGTTAAAAAAGTTAAGACATCTACTTTTTATAAACATTATGGTTTTAAAGGTGCAGTATCTCATATAGATGATAAATATGCACTTGATGCCGATGACTTACACCACGTACAAGACATACTACTCCCTCACCTACAAGAATTATATACTATAAAAATAACACCTACCACAGCAATAATAGAAGATGAATTACATATTGGTTATCTCAAGCTAAGCGACAACCCTAACAAGTAA
- a CDS encoding IS1096 element passenger TnpR family protein codes for MIYKFRVILDAEEDIFRDIAINEEDTLEDLHNAIVNAFGFDGLEIASFYTCDDEWTQEEEIPFFDTGDVPGEQKTMADYQLSNILDNDNTKIIYVYDFLNMWTFLIELGAIEEPENGASYPDLLFSHGEMPANAPEKDFSGDENDSFSEFDDDYDEDDLDMFSDDSFLDDGNWN; via the coding sequence ATGATTTACAAATTCAGAGTGATACTCGATGCGGAAGAGGATATTTTTAGGGATATTGCTATAAACGAAGAGGATACACTGGAAGATTTGCACAATGCCATTGTAAATGCTTTTGGTTTTGACGGACTGGAAATTGCCTCTTTTTATACTTGTGATGATGAGTGGACACAGGAAGAGGAAATTCCGTTCTTTGACACGGGTGATGTACCTGGGGAACAAAAAACAATGGCTGACTATCAACTAAGCAATATTTTAGATAATGATAACACTAAAATAATTTATGTGTATGATTTTCTAAACATGTGGACATTTTTGATAGAGCTTGGTGCTATAGAAGAGCCTGAAAATGGAGCTAGCTACCCAGACCTTTTATTCTCGCATGGCGAAATGCCTGCTAATGCTCCTGAAAAAGACTTTAGTGGAGATGAGAATGATAGCTTTAGCGAATTTGACGATGATTATGATGAAGATGATCTAGACATGTTTAGCGATGATAGCTTTCTTGATGACGGAAATTGGAACTAA
- a CDS encoding nucleoid-associated protein — protein sequence MINLFNTHIETLSVHRVGNKSRNEAIFLSEQPYGLNDEIVPLLKEYFFKPFRDKEENYFQFAHDVDLDYHDMYKLATEMFENPGNAHEISKNITKHLFEQSNHPHIKNGEVYVAYLTNVSIDNNVTDAIGVFKSEIKTDFLQFEEKGSHLEMILQQGINLNKLDKGCLIFNYKKEEGYKILTIDSNRYDARYWLEHFLSVDAFQDENFMTKKYMKFVQDFAKDVVLPAEDKKEEVMFMNRSVNYFAKNDEFEETNFLNEVLDNPDLIPEFKHYKTEKSPKYSIEDVTNFPIANAAVTDARKKMKNVINLDTNIQIKMDFVNPESAEKFVEKGWDEEKQMYYYLVYFNKEEKS from the coding sequence ATGATCAACCTTTTTAATACACATATCGAAACCCTATCAGTGCACAGGGTGGGTAATAAAAGTCGAAACGAAGCTATATTTCTTTCAGAACAGCCTTATGGCCTTAATGACGAAATTGTACCTTTATTAAAAGAATACTTTTTTAAGCCTTTTAGAGATAAAGAAGAAAATTATTTTCAGTTTGCTCATGATGTAGATTTAGACTATCATGATATGTACAAACTGGCTACAGAAATGTTTGAAAACCCAGGTAATGCACATGAGATTTCTAAAAATATAACCAAGCATCTTTTTGAGCAATCAAACCACCCACACATTAAAAATGGTGAAGTATATGTTGCTTACCTTACTAATGTGAGTATTGATAATAATGTAACTGATGCCATTGGTGTTTTTAAAAGTGAAATAAAAACCGACTTTCTTCAGTTTGAAGAAAAAGGTTCGCATCTAGAAATGATATTGCAGCAAGGTATTAACCTTAACAAACTAGATAAAGGTTGCCTTATTTTTAATTATAAAAAAGAAGAAGGTTACAAAATACTTACTATAGATAGCAACCGTTATGATGCACGCTATTGGTTAGAGCACTTCTTATCTGTAGATGCATTTCAGGACGAAAACTTTATGACTAAAAAATACATGAAGTTTGTTCAGGATTTTGCAAAAGATGTAGTACTCCCCGCTGAGGATAAAAAAGAAGAGGTAATGTTCATGAATCGTTCTGTAAATTATTTTGCTAAGAACGATGAGTTTGAAGAAACTAATTTCTTGAATGAGGTACTAGACAACCCTGACCTTATTCCTGAATTTAAGCATTATAAAACAGAAAAATCGCCAAAATATAGTATTGAAGATGTTACTAACTTCCCTATTGCTAATGCAGCGGTTACCGATGCGCGCAAGAAAATGAAGAATGTGATAAATTTGGATACTAATATTCAAATAAAAATGGACTTTGTAAACCCAGAAAGTGCAGAGAAATTTGTAGAAAAAGGCTGGGATGAAGAAAAGCAAATGTATTACTACCTCGTTTATTTTAATAAAGAAGAAAAGAGCTAA